A window of Clostridia bacterium genomic DNA:
AGGGTAAATTCGGTAAGTTCAGAAAAGGCGGGCAGATCCCGCCGGACTGGAATTTATAAAAATAAAACTATATGGAGGCAAACAACAATGGCAGTAAAAATCAGACTGCGCCGCATGGGCGCGAAGAAACAGCCCTTCTACAGAATCGTCGTCGCGGATTCCAGATATCCGAGAGACGGCCGCTTCATCGAAGAGATCGGTTACTATAATCCGCTGACCGAGCCCTCTGACGTCAAGGTCGATGCAGAGAAGGTCGAAAAGTGGCTCAAGAACGGCGCGCAGCCGACCGATACCGTCAAGGCGCTTCTGAAGAAGAACGGTATCATCAAGTAATTAAGCTTTTCCCAAAGTTGCAATTACTCCACAGGAGGTAACGATAATGAAGGATTTGCTTATCGCTCTGGCTCAGAGTCTCGTTGAGAAACCCGACGAGGTCAAGGTCGAGGAGCAGGTCGCCGAGGATGGCACCATCGTCTTTTATCTGCGTGTAGCGGACGGCGATATGGGCCGCGTCATCGGCAAGCAGGGCAGGATCGCGAAAGCCATCCGCACGCTGCTCCGCGCCGCCGCGACCCGCGAGGATAAGAAGGTCTCCGTCGAGATCGTCGACTGACGTTCCGGCGCTGACCGCGCTTGCCGCGCGCCCGCCGTTTCCGGCGGGATCGTAATATCCACGATGGGAAGATCGTTATGAATGAGTTTTTGGAGGCCGGCAGGTTCGTTGCCGTCCGCGGAATAAAAGGGGAGCTGAAGCTCAACGTTTTCTGCGACGGACCGGAGTTTCTGGCGGATTCGGAGACCCTTTGGTTAGGCGTTGAAAAAAAGCCGTACGCCGTCGAAAGGGCGTTTCCGCAGAAGAATCAGCTCATCGTAAAATTGAAGGACGTAGATCTCCCGACGGCGCAGACGCTTGTCGGGACTTCGGCGTATATAAAAAAAGACGCCTATCAGCTCGATGAAGGCGTTTTTTTCGTGGCCGATCTGATCGGCCTGACCGTGAAGGACGCCGACACCGGCGAGGTTTACGGCGGGCTTTCGGACGTTCTGCAGACCGGCGGCCGCGACGTCTACGTCATCAAGGGCGAGCGAGAGCTGCTTTTTCCGGCGATTCCCGAGGTCATCGTTTCGGTCGATATCGCGGGCGGGGAGATGCTCATCCGTCCGCTGGAGGGGTTGTTTGACATATGAAGTTTTACGTTATGTCGCTTTTCCCGCACCTCGTGACGGGCGCGCTCGACGACAGCATCATCGGTAGAGCGCAGAGCAAAAAGATAATCAGCATAGTGCCCTTCAATATCCGCGATTTCACCGCGGATAAGCACCGCCGTACCGACGATTACCCCTACGGAGGCGGGCTCGGCATGATCATGCAGGCGCAGCCGGTCTTCGACTGCTTCACCGAGGTGTGCAGGAAGGCGAAGAAGCGCCCGAAGCTGATCTATATGTCGCCCCACGGCAAGCCCTTCACGCAGAAGAAGGCGCACGAGCTGTCGAAGGGCGGCGACATCGCGATACTCTGCGGTCACTACGAAGGCATCGACCGCCGCATCATCGATACCATCGTCGACGAAGAGATCTCCGTCGGCGACTACATACTCAGCGGAGGCGAGCTTCCGGCGGCGGTGCTTATCGACGCCGTTTCCCGCCTGCTCGACGGCACGCTGAAGACCTCCGAAAGCTATATGGAGGAGAGCTTTGAGCACGGACTGCTCGAGTACCCGCAGTATACGCGCCCCGAGGAGTACGAGGGCATGCGCGTGCCGGAGGTGCTGCTTTCCGGCAACCAGAAGGAGATCGACCGCTGGCGCCGCAGGGAGAGCATCGTGCTGACCGCGAAGAGCCGCCCCGACCTGATTTCGAAATGCGAGCTCACCGCCGCGGAAAAGAGATTGTTTATGAAAAACGTGCCCGAGGAAAGCACCGTGCACACGATAACGGACGGCAAGCTGACCGTTCGAGTCAAGAGGCAGGGCGCGGAGCTCTGCTCCGTAATGAAAAACGGCGTGGAGTATCTCTGGCAGGGCGACGAGCGCTACTGGAAGGAGCAGGCGCCGATACTTTTCCCGGTCGTCGCGCGCAGCCGCAACGGAGTCATCCGCATCGACGGCAAGGACTACCCGATGGCTTCTCACGGCTTCGCGAAGCGGATGGAGTTCTCCGTCCAGGCGCAGAGCGAAAACAGCATAACGCTGAAGATAGAAGACACCGCGGAAACGCGCGAGATATACCCCTACAGCTTCCGCTTCCTGATGACATACACCGTCGAGAACGGCGAGCTTACCGTCATCTCCCGCGTCGAGAACATCGGCGACGGCAAGATGTGGTTCACCTACGGCGGACACCCCGGCTTCAACGTGCCGCTGCGCATAAACGAGAGCTTCGAGGACTACGAGATCGAGCTGGGCGAATGCCCCGACCCGACTGTGCCGGCGACGACGGAGGATATGTTCATCGACTTCTCGCGCCGCCGCAGAGTCGACGAGGACGGCGTGATAAAGCTCACACGAGAGCTTTTCTCAAACGACGCGCTGATATACGAGAACCTGCGCTCCTGCACGCTGCGCAGCCGCGTTTCCGGCAGCGGCGTCCGCGTCGAAGCGGACGACAGCTTCAACTACCTTGCGTTCTGGACGCGCTACCCGGGCGAAGCGCCCTACGTCTGCATCGAGCCGTGGATAGGCATCGGCAAGTGCGAGGACGAGGGCACGCTTTTCAGAAAGCGCAGGGGAGTGCTTTCGCTCAAGCCGGGCGGCGATTTCAGCTGCAAGTATAAGATCATCCCGATCGCCGGCAGAAAGCCCGGCGCGAGGAAAACGGAGGCGGCGAAATGAACGAAACCGTGATACGTCCGGCGCTCGTCGTAATGGCGGCGGGGCTCGGCAGCAGGTTCGGAGGACTCAAGCAGCTCGAGCCGGTTGGCGTCGGCGACGAGATAATCCTCGAATACTCCGTTCACGACGCGATAAAAGCCGGCTTCGGCAGAGTGGTTTTTATTATCAACGAGAAGATAGAAGAGGAGTTCAAGGAGCGCGTTTCGTCGCGCATCCCGTCCTCGATAAGATGCGATTACTGCATTCAGGACCCGAATAATATCCCCGCGGGCGTGAAGGTACCGCCGGAGCGCAAGAAGCCGTGGGGCACGGGGCAGGCGGTGATGTCGCTGAAGGGCGTCGTCAGCGAGCCCTTCGCCGTGATAAACGCGGACGACTACTACGGCGCCGAGGCGTATAAGCTGCTTTTTGAGCAGCTTTCGCGGACGCATGAAGCGGACGGCGTTTCCGATTACTGCATGGTCGGCTACGGCGTCGCGAACACGCTCTCCGAAAACGGCACCGTCGCGCGCGGC
This region includes:
- the rpsP gene encoding 30S ribosomal protein S16; protein product: MAVKIRLRRMGAKKQPFYRIVVADSRYPRDGRFIEEIGYYNPLTEPSDVKVDAEKVEKWLKNGAQPTDTVKALLKKNGIIK
- a CDS encoding KH domain-containing protein → MKDLLIALAQSLVEKPDEVKVEEQVAEDGTIVFYLRVADGDMGRVIGKQGRIAKAIRTLLRAAATREDKKVSVEIVD
- the rimM gene encoding 16S rRNA processing protein RimM; amino-acid sequence: MNEFLEAGRFVAVRGIKGELKLNVFCDGPEFLADSETLWLGVEKKPYAVERAFPQKNQLIVKLKDVDLPTAQTLVGTSAYIKKDAYQLDEGVFFVADLIGLTVKDADTGEVYGGLSDVLQTGGRDVYVIKGERELLFPAIPEVIVSVDIAGGEMLIRPLEGLFDI
- the trmD gene encoding tRNA (guanosine(37)-N1)-methyltransferase TrmD; the protein is MKFYVMSLFPHLVTGALDDSIIGRAQSKKIISIVPFNIRDFTADKHRRTDDYPYGGGLGMIMQAQPVFDCFTEVCRKAKKRPKLIYMSPHGKPFTQKKAHELSKGGDIAILCGHYEGIDRRIIDTIVDEEISVGDYILSGGELPAAVLIDAVSRLLDGTLKTSESYMEESFEHGLLEYPQYTRPEEYEGMRVPEVLLSGNQKEIDRWRRRESIVLTAKSRPDLISKCELTAAEKRLFMKNVPEESTVHTITDGKLTVRVKRQGAELCSVMKNGVEYLWQGDERYWKEQAPILFPVVARSRNGVIRIDGKDYPMASHGFAKRMEFSVQAQSENSITLKIEDTAETREIYPYSFRFLMTYTVENGELTVISRVENIGDGKMWFTYGGHPGFNVPLRINESFEDYEIELGECPDPTVPATTEDMFIDFSRRRRVDEDGVIKLTRELFSNDALIYENLRSCTLRSRVSGSGVRVEADDSFNYLAFWTRYPGEAPYVCIEPWIGIGKCEDEGTLFRKRRGVLSLKPGGDFSCKYKIIPIAGRKPGARKTEAAK
- a CDS encoding NTP transferase domain-containing protein, with the protein product MNETVIRPALVVMAAGLGSRFGGLKQLEPVGVGDEIILEYSVHDAIKAGFGRVVFIINEKIEEEFKERVSSRIPSSIRCDYCIQDPNNIPAGVKVPPERKKPWGTGQAVMSLKGVVSEPFAVINADDYYGAEAYKLLFEQLSRTHEADGVSDYCMVGYGVANTLSENGTVARGICEVGEDGFLRGVTERTKIMRRGGDVCYTEDGESWTALPEDSVASMNCWGFTPDAIDKLAEGFPRFFEENAGRLDKAEYFLPEFVSRQLKEGKARVKVLTTSEGCCGVTYREDLPKLRARIAAFTEAGKYSAPLWKNLI